The window tgagatatttttaatgttttgggtcaccattgactcccatagtttttttttccctactaCGGGAGTCAGAGgggacccaaaacagcctggctACAGACTTTTTAAGACTTAAGACTTTCTTGACAGACCCTGAGattataacattaatatgtacacggcatttatgtgtgtttgaatTTGACCGACAGATAATAAACCTACAACCTCTGGGTGAAGTTACCTTGACCCTGAACGCGTGTCTGATCTGAGGACTTCCGCTTTCGTCACCGTAGCCCggctagctcagtcggtagagcatgagACTCTTAATCTCAGGGTCGTGGGTTCGAGCCCCACGTTGGGCGAAACATTTTCGTTTTAAGTACCcctgtgtaaataaaaaatagtcaaAACAAGTGACAATACAGCGTTAAATCTAGAGTTACTAACACATATTTTCACGTTAATCCACCGTACAATTAACTCAGATCATGTAAACTACGTTTTCAGTAGTCACGGCGCGATTTATAAGCTGCATTTGAACATAATGTTGGAAcaatgccctttaaagtgtaaTTGGGTACCAAGGCAACAGAGGCGCCAACACAGCACGTGAAGACGCCTGTGggctctgaaaaagaaaaatcaaggTAAAAAACGATTTTCATTCACATGCTAACTTTAGTAGTGCGTTATAGATTAAATCAGTCTCATATATTGTCATATGGTGATATTCAGACCCATGCTGATCTTAATGAAGCCGATCGACTCAAAGCCTAATAAGcgtgtaattatttaataaagtaataatacaaagtaataattgtaaatatagcTATTTCGATTAAATTGTTGGGGACTCTTTTCCGCGTGGATGTAAATTGCTTTAGACTAGCAGGCTATACAAGCcttttgtgcaaaataaacagcaacTGCTAAACAAGCAACCAAATtgcaaaaaacaaagatttgatGGAAATCGCAAAACCACCAATGGCTTCGCTGCACTAATCATAGTGCAGCCGTGGTTTAATTCAACTGTAGTTATACACAATGGCCCGAATCAGTGCGATAAAAACATAGTTTaacacatgcatttaatttactgtGATTTGAAGCATCGCGAGCGGCTTCCAACAGATTCGCGACTTTCCCTTCAGAGAAAATTAGAATTACGACGCCTAAGGTTTCGACTCTCCCCTAATCGACTCGCCCTCTATAGTAAGAAACAGGTGTGGCGAGCGGTTAAACGTGACCCTAGCAGCACGCAATCCCAATACTAGCGTCTGCTGTTCTGACAGCTTTATTAGTTGTTAACCGAGAGAGAGCAGCCCATGCGCCTGAGCTCTCTACTCTCTCAGCAAACACTCCTCCACGGCGGAAGGTAATAATTATGTCCGATTTGTGAAGCTGGGTGACTTTTAAATAGGACCGTGTTTAGTGCCTAGACCAGTTATTTGAAATGCTAATGTTGTTTTGTCTGTAAGAATTGAATAGTGAAGCTACACACTTTGAcgatttaattcatttttgtgatttaatcTGTGTTCCTTTAAAGTTCCAAAAAGGTTGCTGTCACATAcctattcttatttttaaatagttatagTACATTGTATATAGTTATATGCTGTATAATAGTGGCCCTATATAGTTTCAGCCTTCTGTTGCGTATTAGGGGTGTGCGATattaacaaaaccaaaaccaacTTTATATTTTCTGGGATTTTATAGATAACGATAATTAGAGGGTATTTTGCTGAGTGTGTTATTGTGCTTGTACCTCAGTGACTGATTTCTGAAGTTTGTGATATTcttataataaatagtaataaaattagGGCAGTACTTCTTTCTGTGCAGTGTTGATAAAATTTTGAGCTATGAGTCTTATACTTTAAAGTGGAGCCAGATGAGGGTGAGATTACAGAGGCAGAGTTTATGGATTAAATGACTGTTAAAGGTTAGCAAATGCCACCAGAGTAAAGTCTGATGTTTCACAGGAAGCTGCAGttagcatatttataaaataaatttggtacattttttatttcattttgaaagtttATGTTTGCAGGTGAAAATCCAGACAGAAAGACCTTTGTATCAAAAAAGAGTGACTGCTAGAAGCAACAAGGCAGAGGAGAATCAGTCCAAAACCCTTTGCAAAACCTCAATGGAACCACGTTTTGACTATGAATTTGATCAAGAACTCCGCAAGGAAGATATTGAAAAACGTTTGAATTCCAATCCAGTTGTTTTCAAACGATGTAGACTTAAAATGGAAAGACATGATCAGGCGCATGCCAGTCCTGTCGGCGAACCAACGCTATGCATCAAAATCTGTGGAAGAGAAAATGTGGGCAGGTCCTTTCCTGGAGATGAAGTCTGTGTAGAAATCTTGGACAGGGAGCATTGTCCGCAGAAAGGTGAAGTGTTAAATGGAAAGGTGGTCGGACTAATAAATAGAGATGAAAACGCCTTAATCTTCATCTGCAAGATGGTGGAAGATGACCCAAAACTTGTTGCACCTGTTAACAAACACATGACCAGAATACGAACAGTTCAAACTAGTCCTGACTCGGGCATAGTTGAAATACGAGAGTACAAGAATGGGCGCTGGGTGAAAAAGGAAACTGAAAGGATTTCTGAGAATATAATGTTGGTGGTCAAGGTTATAAAATGGGAAAATGGGAAAACATACCCTCTCGGAGTGGTCACAAAAGTAATTCCAGAGTGTGATGCTTTCAaagaaatattagaaattgAACTTGGTTGTGAAAACACACCTCCACCATTCAAACTACAAGAACCTATAGAAGATGAGGCTTTATCCAGGACACAATTGTATGAGATTTTCACTTTCACCATTGACCCACCTGAAGCTGAAAACCTGGATGACGCCATAAGTGTGAAGGAAATTAACTCTGATCGCTATCAGATTGGTATTCACGTTACAGATGTCGCAAGTGTCATTCCCAAATATAGCGAGCAAGACAATTTCGCTAGACAGTGCGGCAAAACAATTTACACTCCAGAGAAGGGAGATGTAAATTTCTTGTTTTCAAGAGACCTAAGGAAAAACCACTTGAGTTTGGTGCCTGATGAGGACCGTAAAGCCATATCCTTGCTGGTAGACGTTGACAAGAATACAAGCCAAATACTAAACATGGACTTTGATCAAACCCTGATTAGGTCTGACAGACAGATGTCGTATGAAGTGGCAGACGGAATTATTCAGAAGTACTGCTCGGGTGACTCTGAGCCTCTGCGGTTCTCTTGCGTCGAGGAATGTTTGGCTGTTGCTTGCCGTTTCTCAGAAGTGCACAGAAAATACAGGCTGGAAGGCGGATGGCTGTTTGGGAGGCGGGCGGGGCAAAGTCGCTCTCGCGTCATGGTGGAGGAGCTAATGAATCTCTACAATAGTGCCGCAGCTGAAAAACTCATCTCTACAGACGTCACAAGAGATCTCACCCCACTGAGGTGCCACAGGGAGCCGGACCCCGAACAACTGACTCAGTTTAAGGAGAAATACTCTGAGCTAATTCTCATGTCACCTTACTTTTCAAATATCTGCGGAGTAGATACCGATAGTGAAGAGGAAGTTTGGACCAATCCACAATATGAAAATACGGACCACAACGGcatatcttttaatatattcacgtccatatttaaaaagatggaAGAGTTTGCAAAGAGCAAAGACTATTATAATCTGATGCAGTTGATTTTTACAGATGAAATCCATCCCACATTTAACCCCATGGCGTGGGAGTTTCGTGACATTCAGAAGAAAGCTTTCATCCTTCGGTCATGTTCCTCGGTGGATTCCAGGTTGGGTCACCATGATTTACAGCTAAACGCTTACACATGGGCTTCATCTCCTATGAGGCGTTATCTGGACCTTATCCTGCAGAGACTTCTGCACACCTCAATGTCTAAAGAGATCCTAAAGCAAGCTGACTACACTCAAGTTGAAATCAATGGCTTCTGCCAATCTGGAATGGATGCAGAAGAGAAGCACGATTCTCTGGTGTTGGAACTAAACAAGTTTCAGTTTCAACCCAAAGATGTGGTGAAGCTTGCATTGGTGTCCCAGCTCACTCCACAAGGGCATGATTTCACTATATCGTTCCCGCTACTTTCTAATTTACACGTCATCCCCATCATGTACAAGCATCTTAAAGTTGTGGATCAGCCAAGATACAACAGGGAAGATAATTCCATGATACTTCATTGGAAGAGAAGAGTGTATTCATTCAGAAAATCATTCAAGAGTTTCCATCTGTCAAAGCCCATGACGAATGTGACATCGGTGTCAAGTAACTTGTGGAAAAGACTGGTACATGCCATGAAACAGCAGGACTGGATTAATATTGATCAATGCCTCCAAGAcatgaaaaaatgtaagaatgaagaaaaggaaaggaataCAAGTGAGGTATGTTTAAACAAAGCATGCCATTATGAAGAACTAACCATGGAGCTAAAGTTGGGAGCAGTTGTTCAGGTGCAGCTTGGGACTGAATTCAAAGATGGCTTTCCAGTTCCTGTAGTTCAACTGCTCAGTGTTAATCAGTGTTTTGAGGTCTGTTTGGAGCACACAAGAAACCCTATTGATTGTTTTTCCAAAACCGTATGCAATGCATCAAAGTCTTTCTATGAGAGCTACGAAGAGTACCAGAACATATGGAGAAAACTATGTAAGATAGACACCGCTTACAATGCTTTGGAAGAAAATAACAGCATCATTTTAGAGGATGTTCCTATAACCTGGAGTAAAGATGAAACAAATCTCCAAGGGTACTTTTATCTAAACAAGACTCAGAAAAAGGAGTGGTATCTGGAGTTTGATCTTAGAAACTGTTTCTTGTGCATCAGATTAAGAGATCAGAAACCAGAGAAAAGTGAACCTTTGGACCTGCAGGGTTCACTACCTTTTACATGGGTTGCACACGCAGTAACCACAAAATCAAAGAAAGAAGAcaatcaagacaaaaaaacaaagaaagaagacaATCAAGACAAAATTCATTTTCTGATTACAAAAAGATCTATAGGTTACATTCCTCCCAATGTTTGTGAACGGGAAACAAAATTCACCGTCGAGGTCATTCCCAAAAAAATTCCATTTTTGTAAGTGATGGTTCATCTTGATGCATTTCAGATTGACACACAATTAAACATATACTAATGCAGTGTTTTTGCAGGGTCAGAGAACGTGTCATTGAAAAGCTAAAACAGGCTAATGACTTGGTGAAGAATGTCGCGACTGGAAAACATCTTAAACAGCTGAATGCCGGTAAGTGGGACAACACGAAAGATCAGGCAAAATGGTATTTCACAAAATTGGTCAATTTATTTCATgataacttaataataatggGCATTATACATCTGGAGTGCATTGTTTCAGAATAATTCTATGGCTCGGCATCAATTATTAAACTTATACTACAGTTGCCACACCTTATAACACTGTTCAGATGTTTAACTTCAAGACGTATAAGGATAAGACATTTAGGCTGTAAGGAACTttgaaataacttaaaaaacaaGTAAAGAAATAACTGAACTAAAGGCATATGATATGACTAAATACTCAAACGATGTTTGCGGACCACTCTAATTTCTGCCTTCATATGagtttctacaaaaaaacaataaagtgaattacaaatttgttattttaatgtgcttAAAACCCCTTTGATGTAGATGCTTATACAAATATCAGCTTAGACCATGTGGATGAAAGCCTGAACCTGCCATGTCTGAATGAGAGCCAGAAGAAAGCTGTTGAGGAGGCTGTAAGGAAACCTTTCACGGTGATCCAGGGCCCCCCAGGTACTGTTTAATACTCTATATACTAATAATGTAGtgtactaataatatataagttACTCCTGGAATATGTAGCAGCACTTTGTAAGGTaacgttttttttggtttcagtaTTAAAGAGTTTATTAATGTCACAATATTTCCAAATTGATTTTTGATTTCACTGATTTGCCTTTTGCTGATTCGTCATTCGTatctttttcagaaaatgtaaaaatcaatatCGTCTAATAATCAGATTGATTTGTAGTCTTGGGAATGAAGATGTGTTGTGGACAGTACTTAAGAAGTGCACCGTGTTTCATCCACAGGTACAGGAAAAACAGTGGTTGGTATTCACATTGTTTACCAGTTTTTCATGAAGAACCAGGAATTTCTGGCCTCTTTCAAATCAACCCCTGGTGAGAAACCCTCAAAAAAGCCTGCCATCCTCTACTGCGGACCTTCCAACAAATCTGTGGACATTGTTGCAGGTGAATTGTGTTTGGTggtcttttaaaatatacagcttATACCCTCATTATGTTTACAAATGTAGAACCATCAAGTTTTTCAAAGGAAGTCAGAAACATATTATATGTTTGTTATTCTATATATTTGCTTTACTGGGATGAAAATGAAACTGAGTTGCATGCAGTTGCACTGACATTTTCATGCATGCATGGAGTACATTTCAGGCTCCCTTTTACCTGATGAAGTGTACTTACATGACACCACTTATCTTGTTTCCCAGAGCAGTTGCTGAAACTCAAGGGAGTCCTAAAGCCTCTGAGAATCTACTGTGACCAGATGGAAATGCGTGAATTTCCATATACAGGCAGTGATCTAAAGCTTTGCCGCAAATCACTCCGTGATGAAAAACCAAAAGAGGAGCTCAGGTAGGAGCCACTTTTTTCACAGAGATCTATTAGTAAAATGTGTCCACTTCAGCAATCGCTGTTGTGTTATATGAAAGTGGTGACAGTTCAGAAATGGGGAAAAGTACTTTTGGTGTTCTTTTTCCAAAGTCGGCGTGCCGGTCACTCAAGACATCCTATATACAATACCTGGCCAAAAAAGCTGTcgtttggtttttaaaaaaaacaatactgaaGATTTTAAGATTGAAGCATTACTACAGTGATTAATATGTTTCTGCCCTGTtaacctttttttccccaaacagTCATGCCATAAGATTTACCCATGTACATGTTCCAGGAAGACAATGCCAGGATTCACCACTCTTAATTTGTGAAATAGTGGTTGAGTGTTCTCGTGTATGAATTGGAGCTTAACCCTACTGAAAAAGCTTTGTTaatacaagataaaaaaaaatggatgcaaC is drawn from Puntigrus tetrazona isolate hp1 chromosome 7, ASM1883169v1, whole genome shotgun sequence and contains these coding sequences:
- the helz2c gene encoding helicase with zinc finger domain 2; protein product: MEPRFDYEFDQELRKEDIEKRLNSNPVVFKRCRLKMERHDQAHASPVGEPTLCIKICGRENVGRSFPGDEVCVEILDREHCPQKGEVLNGKVVGLINRDENALIFICKMVEDDPKLVAPVNKHMTRIRTVQTSPDSGIVEIREYKNGRWVKKETERISENIMLVVKVIKWENGKTYPLGVVTKVIPECDAFKEILEIELGCENTPPPFKLQEPIEDEALSRTQLYEIFTFTIDPPEAENLDDAISVKEINSDRYQIGIHVTDVASVIPKYSEQDNFARQCGKTIYTPEKGDVNFLFSRDLRKNHLSLVPDEDRKAISLLVDVDKNTSQILNMDFDQTLIRSDRQMSYEVADGIIQKYCSGDSEPLRFSCVEECLAVACRFSEVHRKYRLEGGWLFGRRAGQSRSRVMVEELMNLYNSAAAEKLISTDVTRDLTPLRCHREPDPEQLTQFKEKYSELILMSPYFSNICGVDTDSEEEVWTNPQYENTDHNGISFNIFTSIFKKMEEFAKSKDYYNLMQLIFTDEIHPTFNPMAWEFRDIQKKAFILRSCSSVDSRLGHHDLQLNAYTWASSPMRRYLDLILQRLLHTSMSKEILKQADYTQVEINGFCQSGMDAEEKHDSLVLELNKFQFQPKDVVKLALVSQLTPQGHDFTISFPLLSNLHVIPIMYKHLKVVDQPRYNREDNSMILHWKRRVYSFRKSFKSFHLSKPMTNVTSVSSNLWKRLVHAMKQQDWINIDQCLQDMKKCKNEEKERNTSEVCLNKACHYEELTMELKLGAVVQVQLGTEFKDGFPVPVVQLLSVNQCFEVCLEHTRNPIDCFSKTVCNASKSFYESYEEYQNIWRKLCKIDTAYNALEENNSIILEDVPITWSKDETNLQGYFYLNKTQKKEWYLEFDLRNCFLCIRLRDQKPEKSEPLDLQGSLPFTWVAHAVTTKSKKEDNQDKKTKKEDNQDKIHFLITKRSIGYIPPNVCERETKFTVEVIPKKIPFLVRERVIEKLKQANDLVKNVATGKHLKQLNADAYTNISLDHVDESLNLPCLNESQKKAVEEAVRKPFTVIQGPPGTGKTVVGIHIVYQFFMKNQEFLASFKSTPGEKPSKKPAILYCGPSNKSVDIVAEQLLKLKGVLKPLRIYCDQMEMREFPYTGSDLKLCRKSLRDEKPKEELRDITLMYLVREPKNDSSEEINNFENHMDDIDVYRKRLKEAHKREIEKYDVVLCTCSTALKPEILAVMDFQQIIIDECAMATEPEAFIPLVSYSPRQIVLLGDHRQIRPIVQCALLKNMGMQQSLFERYMDLAKMLETQYRMHEDICRFPSEEFYEGKLKTGAERGPCYLLNDRGRPTAILFGHVQGKEDSLVVSTKEGNENSVANIKEAEQAVRVARLLIEQSGVKPEHITILTPYNAQVSEIKRMLEKKHLANVSVCTIMKSQGSEWPYVILSTVRSCSISAIGSGRPSKAWLGKRLGFITDPNQVNVAITRAQDGLVILGNSALLRCCELWERLLRHYCDKHCLVDPASDIKVQNTMSAAKK